From the Ascaphus truei isolate aAscTru1 chromosome 15, aAscTru1.hap1, whole genome shotgun sequence genome, one window contains:
- the LOC142466756 gene encoding uncharacterized protein LOC142466756 translates to MDFSSLNTHKRTHTGERPHVCGECGKGFIHLSSLKTHKRTHTGERPHVCGECGKGFSNLSHLNTHMRIHTGERPHVCGECGKGFCDFSSLNQHMRTHTGERPHVCGECGKRFSHLSSLNTHKRIHTGEKPHVCGECGKGFSSLSNLNTHKRTHTGERRHVCGECGKGFSHLCSLNYHKRTHTGERPHVCGECGKGFSDFSWLNKHMRTHTGERPHVCGECGKGFSALSTLKTHKRTHTGEKPYVCGECGKEFSHLSNLNTHKRTHTGERPHVCGECGKGFSHLSSLICHKRTHTGERPHVCGECGKGFSDFSSLNKHMRTHTGERPHVCGECGKGFRHLSSLNCHKRTHTQGRDRMYVGNVGRDLVTFPV, encoded by the coding sequence aTGGACTTTTCCagtctgaacacacacaagagaacacacacaggggagagaccacatgtatgtggggaatgtgggaagggatttattcacttatccagcctgaaaacacacaagaggacacacacaggggagaggccgcatgtatgtggggaatgtgggaagggatttagtaatttatcccacctgaacacacacatgaggatacacacaggggagagaccgcatgtatgtggggaatgtgggaagggattttgtGACTTTTCCAGTCTGAACCAACAcatgagaacacacacaggggaaagaccacatgtatgtggagaatgtgggaagcgatttagtcacttatccagcctgaacacacacaagagaatacatacaggggagaaaccacatgtatgtggggaatgtgggaagggctTTAGTAgtttatccaacctgaacacccacaagagaacacacacaggggaaagacgacatgtatgtggggaatgtgggaagggatttagtcacttaTGCAGCCTGAACTatcacaagagaacacacacaggggagagaccgcatgtatgtggggaatgtgggaagggatttagtgacttttCCTGGCTGAACAAACAcatgagaacacacacaggggaaagaccacatgtatgtggggaatgtgggaagggatttagtgcccTTTCGACTCTGAAaacacacaagagaacacacacaggggagaaaccatatgtatgtggggaatgtgggaaggaatTTAGTCatttatccaacctgaacacccacaagagaacacacacaggggaaagaccacatgtatgtggggaatgtgggaagggatttagtcacttatccagcctgatctgtcacaagagaacacacacaggggagagaccgcatgtatgtggggaatgtgggaagggatttagtgacttttCCAGTCTGAACAAACAcatgagaacacacacaggggaaagaccacatgtatgtggggaatgtgggaagggatttaggcacttatccagcctgaactgtcacaagagaacacacacacaggggagagaccgcatgtatgtggggaatgtgggaagggatttagtgacttttCCAGTCTGA